The nucleotide window CATGATATAAACCTCAGCCACACTTCAGTTTGCACACTATCCTCTAAGAATTCTTAGGTCAAGTATGACTCACATGGTTATGGCTATGTTAAATCTCCCAAATGACTATGCCTAAAAAAGACAATAGCACACACTTTTGAGCCAAATCACAGAGTGTTAGCCAGTACATGGGTCATCTGATGTGCAAACTTGGACTTATATGTGCAGCATATAGTAAGCCTGTATATAGTTTCTGTGTTTTATCTATTTGGTGAAATAAAAAGGTAATATGAAAGTTTTTTATCCATCAGTCTGAAAAGGCACAAGCTGACCAaaatcttttgtatatttttgtataatCCAGCCTGACTTATTCACACACTAATATGTAGCTCATAATTCTTACTGGATTCAGTGGTAAAATCTCAAAAGACAAagtattttttgttctttctgggTCAGTATGCCATGATAGATTCACCTATAAAAATAAGAAGTCTTAGTTTTTCATTAAGATAATGGGCTAATGATGGGAATATCATAAGGTAAGgaagataatataattaaaaatgcttACATGTCTTAGGAACATGGATAATATAATACGTATTTAACGAATCATAAGTCCTAGTTTTTGAATTTCAAGCACTCAAGGTAATGTAGATTCTTCAAAATAtaggataaataaattttacagtCTGTACCTCCGCATCCTcccttcaaaataaagaaattgatcaAATTCCCTTTAAAATGTCACATATGCAGACACCAAGATTATAGTCAATTGACAAATCTCATGAGTACCAAAATCTATGTAGATTTGGGGTTGCACAGTAGAATATGTAGGAGTGTGATAACTGACTCTATCACTTGTTCACCAAACTTTTGCACTAAACTATACAATCTAACCTGCCAGTCCTGCATTCTGTTAGGTCAGACAGAATGGATTTTCCAGGTGCTTTTGCTTAATTATACACAGAAAAGGTATGAATGACCTTGTGAGGGCCCAGGGAAGGCCACTCCCAAAGTGTGACATAAGGTCATAAAGACTATTTTGAACTAACAGCCTCTTCAGGAAGACCGACTCTTCTTTGTCTCCAGAATTCAGTAAAAACATCTCCCCTGTGAAAGGTCCCCTCTCTGCACCTAAAAGTAAAGAGACATCTTTATCATCAGAGGTAGGATATGCAGGGCCAAAGTAGCCTATATAAATAagccttgtaaaaaaaaaataaaaagctaaaactGAATAAACCTTTTAATATTACTAGTATTACTCCAGCTTGGATTCTAGTCAAatttagaattccttactaattgAAGCTGGTAAGCATAAGATTTATTTGTCTTGTCAATTCCTCAcagctttgtatttctttgtcaaGAATCTGTGAAACTTTCATGCCGGGGCACCTAaagtctcagttggttaagtgtccactgttggtatcagctcaggtcgtgacctttcttctttgtttttttttaatgtctgcaaCTTCTTAGCAGAGAATATGGAATCTAGaagtgtatacatagaccacatcttctttatccattcatcttgcgatggacaccgaggctccttccacagtttggctattgtggccttTGTCTTTCTTAAAGCAAAGTTGATGTCTATATCACACAATTCAAAAAATCCTAGGCACAAAGAAGCAGAAATTTTATCACTGCTTGTATACTTAATAGATAATGGAAATATAAAActagaacagaaaacaaacactgaacagagaagagaaaatttaaaaagaagtccaTCTTATTTGCAAATAAAGATACCGGGTCCATAACGGGGAAGTGATTAACCCAACAACTTACGGAAGTTTTAGAGAAGAGTCAGCCCTTCACATAGGCTATTTTAGTGTGCCTGGAATCTCCATACATAAATAATTATTCTGTCAACTTGATTTCTTCCTATAGGAAACTAGCCTCACTACTTTGCACCAGAGCATGCAAACTCTCCAGTTTTAATATGGCAGACAATGCTACACATAGCTACATCTCATCTTTTTTCCTGGTTGGTATTCCTGGTTTGCAAGCTTTTCACTGCTGGATTGGCATCCCTGTCTGCCTCCTGTTTGCCCTGGCCCTGCTGGGGAACAGTgtaatcatcatcaccatcaaaaTAGAACCCAGCCTCCACCTGCCtgtgtatttcttcctttgtatGCTGGCAGTGAATGACATGGCTCTTGTCTCTTCCACAGCCCCCAAGATGCTGGGTATCTTCTGGTTGGATGCTCACAAGTTTGACTTTAGTATCTGTCTAGCACAAATGTATTTTATCCACACATTCTGCATAATTGAGTCAGCCCTCTTGGTTGCCATGGCCTTCGACCGGTATGTAGCTATTTGTATCCCACTGCGTTATACAACCATCTTGACAACACCAATGGTCACTAAAATGGGTCTAGCTGGTGTGATCCGAGCTACCTTTAtggttttgccctgtcctcttCTTATTAAAAGGCTACCGTATTACACTAAATATGTTATCAATCATGCCTACTGTGAGCACATGGCTGTGGTGAAGTTGGCCAGTGCCAACACCCTCATTAACAGAGCATATGGAATCTCTGTGGCCCTTTCAGTGATGGTGTTGGACCTAGGGCTCATCGCCACATCCTATATCAAGATCCTTCAGGCAGTCTTCCGGCTATCTTCTCAGAATGCCCGCTCTAAAGCTCTGGGCACCTGTGCTGCCCATGTCTGCACTCTACTTGGATTCTACACACCTGCACTATTTAGTTTCCTAACTCACCGTATTGGCAAGAAGGTACCTTCAAGCATTCATATAATCTTTgcaagtttgtatcttttggtgCCTCCCACAGTCAATCCCCTGGTGTATGGTGTCAAGACCAAACAGATTCGTGACCGTGTGGTCAGTCTCTTCCTCTCAAACAAGATTATTTCTGGAAACTAAAATATGATGTAAATACAAACCCGTATTGGCAGATTCTGTTTTATGAAATCATGGTACATTAACAATAGTTGCAACTTTGTCCCCAACATACAATTTCtcaattcagttttatttctcaGCAGGGATATTTGATGTtgtacatttttctctcttttttcattttttaatatttccctttctttctcttggaaATAAGCTTCATGGGAAgcgttcaataaatacttgcaaTAAATGTTATTGATTATTGacattattttgtattctatatttatgaataatatttcatgatattCACAAATGTGAAATAACTAGGttaatttttgtaataatttaaaagttctCAGTATATTGGACAATGtaatttatgaaaacaaatttttttttccaattcacaCTCTTACATGTACTGATTAAAATTCTTCAGTAAAAGTCGTCATTTTCAAGTTTCAGTTATAACAGTTGTAATAATGGCTTAACAGTCACATAATGATCATTGTGGGTTTGGCTGTTTACTAagccttttacatttatttactccTTTAGTCCACAAAACTATACTGTGATGTGGGTAGTATTATTATTCTCCTCGTACCAagtaggaaactgaggcacaaaaaggTTTAGTAAATTGCATAAAGGTAACTCCCCTAGCACAAGGCAATGTAATATTGAACCCAGGGACTCTGGTTTTCAAAATACATGCTCTGTATTATGCAATATTGCCCACTAATATGCTTATACTTACTTGCCTTATAAATTTGGAAGCTTATTCCtctaaaacttttaattttttatcctcCTACATCTCCTCTTCTTTTCTATATTGTGATAGATATTTcttaagtttctttaaaatccCTTATAAGTGATAAATCTACTGCAATATCTTGACAACACCCCAAGCAAGAATTGCTTCTACTTTACTAGAAAACTGTCCAATCAGTACGGCCTGATAACACTATTACTatacaatcattatatggtttcagtcatatggggaatataaaaaaatagtgaaagggattataggggaaaggagagaaaatgagtgggaaaactcaaagagggtgacaaaacatgacagactcctaactccgggaaacaaaCAAGTGgtagtggagggggaggtgggcagggagatgaggtgactaggtgatgggcactgaggggggcatttgatgggatgaacattgagtgttatatgttggtaaatcgaactccaaaaaaaatatacatataaaaattaaaaattaaaaaatatatatatatagtttcaaaACTTAATGAAAACTCTAAGATTCTGAAAATACTATTTACCCATATGCCATtcccctctcctttttcctttttaaaaaatttatttcttccctcttttccttcagTATCAATTTGTTTTGATCACATTCATTCAGTGCTGAAATTGAAAATGTTTCACTTCTAAGTTTAATGTTACTATGCATGGAACATAGAAGAAACTACATTGGACATATCTATAGAATGCTCTGTTCAAATGCTCTTTTACTTTAGATCATCATGGGATGTAGTGTTCATTGAATCAGAAATTGTTGGGTTTTGACCAACATTGGTATATTCTTTGTGGACTATTCATAAACATTTGTTTGTTCTCAAATGAATTAGTTCCtcaaaactttacatttttagaTGTTTCATCTACAGCCATATTCTTGTTTGTCAAACTCAAGTTTAAATACTGTTTCCATAACTGATAGCTAAGTGAGTGTTATTTTTAACACTATAAATCCTAACTTCATCATTTGTAAGtgtggaaaatagtttttaaacttCATAGTGTTAAAGTAAGAATTCAATGAGACTACGGATGAAACAGTTTCACAATAGTCAACACAATCTTCCAAACACACCAATTCTCACTGCTATGATAGGTATTGAAACAATGAaggtcgggatccctggatggctcagcggtttggcgcctgccttctgcccagggcatgatcctggagacctgggatcaagtcccttgtcgggctccctgcatggagcctgcttctccgtccctctgcctgtgtctctgcctctctctctctctctctgtgtctctcatgaataaataaataaaatctttaaaaaaagaaaatatgaagatcattattaaatttatttttttaaatgtctacatAGAGCTCCCAACTGAGTATATCTACTAGGAGATCCTATTTCTTTAATTTAGCATGCCCCAAAGTGGACATTCTGCACTTATTCCCCCACCCAAACCATTCtaaaaaatttcttctctcaGTGAATCACATGCCAAGTCACTGCAATAAGTTACACAAAAACAATTAATGTCATAgaggatttattttcaaatataaggcAAAGATACATGAGAAACTAAGtggtaaaaaaatattaagtaagtaaagagaaaataaaattcaccagCCATCCCAGATAATGTAGACaacaattaaatataatatagttAAAAACATGTAGATGATGGGTGTTGGGtagctccattggttaagcatctgactcttgatttcagctcgagtcttgatctcagggtcatgagttcaagcccaacattggagcccactttaaaaataaatacgtaGATGATTAtcaaacaagagaaaaacatcaaGTCTGAGAAAATTCTAATTGAAGAATATTGGAGGAGATGCCAAGGAAAGGCTGATTTGAGCATTGAAGAGTGATGGTAACATTACCAGGTAATAGGGGGAGGGTTTCCAAGTAGAGGTAACATCTCAACAGAAGTGAATAGAcgtagtaaaaaaaataaaaatgcctgcaGAAGACAGTgatgttataaaaacaaaaggaaaaaaagcttcaaggaaaaacatacaattaaaaaaGCAGTTGGTACATCCAATAAGAGAATATCTGGTGTGTGGCACTATGAAGGTCATTGGTCACCTTGGGAAACAAAGAATAGTACAATGGTCATGGTGAAAAGTCCATACAATCTTTCGTATAGTGGATGACACTGGTTTCAGGTGATAAACCTAGTCCAAACCCTGAACTTATGAATTACACAGCTACACTATATTTTGTACTTATAAAGCCTACCACTGTTCTTAATCAATCACATAGATTATGAATATGTCAAATCCATGGGACAAATCATTGCACACAGATCAAATCCAGCATGCTGCCTCTTTctgtaaacaaagttttattggagcatCACCATATCCATGAATGTATGTACTGTCTATGGAAGATTTGCCCTCCACTGGCAAATTTGAATAATTAGGACAGAGATCACATGACCAAAAAAGCTTAAATTACTTCCTGTCTGTCCTTCTACCTAAAAAATTGACTGGTACATAATTTAGAACTACTAATTGCatcataatgtcttttttttgttaagattttatttatttattcatgagagacacatacacacacacacacatacacacagaggcagagacacaggcagagggagaagcaggctccatgccgggagcccgacgtgggactcgatcctgggtctccaggatccggccctgggctgaaggcagcgctaaaccgctgagccaccctggctgccctcatAATGTCTTATATTCCTGTACTATTATCTTTATTGACCTGCTCTTAAGCTTTAAACCTTTGATCAAAATTTTCTATGAGAATTATAAAATCCACAGAAACATATATGGGAAAACGCTAGAAAAGATAAAGGTCTACTTTATCACTCAGTATTTcccatatatacacatttatgtgtgaaatttattttagagtttaGTTCCAAGAACACATATTATTTTCAATGGCCAAAGTGGACATATAGAATACCAAAATGAAGTGTCTCCTTTGAAGAATTAATCATTTTACTCTTTAACTGATATCTATAGTTATgacaatttcctttaaaattcattACACTTGGATATATCAATTCAAAGTAAATATGTAAACCACTAATGGGAATATATTCAGTATTCAAAAATCATTTAATGTTATCCTTTGCATCAACAGGCTAAAGAGGaaaaatcatattattatatCAACTGATTCAGTAAAAGCATtggcaaaatccaacacccatttctggcagtgggggtgggggacctcTCAGCAAACCAGGACTAAAGAAAgggtaactctttttttttttttttttaatttttatttatttacttatgatagtcacagagagagagagagagagaggcagagacacaggcagagggagaagcaggctccatgcaccgggagcctgatatgggattcgatcccgggtctccagggtcgcgccctgggccaaaggcaggcgccaaaccgctgcgccacccagggatcccaaaaaaggGTAACTCTTCAAGTTggtaaagaacatctacaaaaaactTTATatctaatatcatacttaatggcaAGGAACTGGATGTTCTTTCTCTAAAGTGAGCAACAGGGCAGATATGCCACCACTCACTATTCCCATTCAGCATCATACTGCAAGTCTTAGCTAGAACTATAAtgcaacacacaaaaaaataaaagatatacagattttgaaggaaagaataaaaccaTTTGTCTACAGATAAATAGGTGAAGTACATGTGATTTTTAGGTAGATCAAATTCTTTTGTATGATACTGTGATGGCAAGTACATGATATTGTACACCATTAGAAAAAGAACTTTACAACATAGAATggatattaatatatataaataagaaatgattACTTAGGggtaccggggtggctcagtcagttaagcatttacctttggctcagggcatgattccaggatcctgggatctaggcagcattgggctccctgctcagtggggagtctgtttccccctctccctctgcccttccctgtccTGTGCTCCTGaactctcaatctctttctctatttctcaaattaacagataatttttttaaaaaaataattatttagcaAATTAGAGGATTCCAAGAAGGAACgtagattataaaaaaaataatctacctGTTTGGTAAATGCATTGAATAGCTTCACTGAATGGGATGGTGGGAAAAGATACTGACATAAGTTACTTTGGAAATGAATGGAATGTAGGCATAAAAGCGAAAAGAACTGTTCATAAACCCTTTACTCCAGTTGGTCAAGTTGTTTTCACAGGGGCATGGATTAACAACTATGATATGGCTTTAGAGGCATATTGGAAATCAACAAGTAAATGTGTGACAGATGGTTGAAGCCAGATTTTTCACTGTTGGAATGCGACTTTAGCAATAAGCAAATTGAAGTAGTTAGAAAGATCCTTGTGGTAACAAATTCATGTTGCAGATATTAGTAAGAACTATAAATTAACTTAATTTAGATGCAAGTGTttacatacagaaatatttatagatatgtgtatGAACATAGGTTAGCTAACACACAGAATTCCTTGCTCTGTCACCTGAGAGAACTTAAAGCATACCTAAGGCCCTGTTCTTTGTTTCTAATTCTATTCaccaataaaaagaagaaaacatcccAGGGAAATCATAATTCTAGAACTGAGGCAGGAAATACCCAAGATTAGCCTGGAGCATCTTCCAATGCCATTAAAcaaaaagtcacacacacacacacacacacacacacacacacacacaatgaggggTAAGCCATAAAGGAACAAGAGCATCCAACGGTCAGGTTGAAACAACatgagcaataaaaaaaaataaagtaatattggATTATACTCAAATTATGACAAAGATACCCATaaatccatactgatataaataaatgattaaagaaattaataagtAAGGAGAATAAATCAATTGCCTTGTAAAAGAATTCtaagtaatttattaaattatgtatCTACTCCATCCTCAAGGAGAAGGAACATAAATCCCTACTCCTTAAGTGTGGGCTAACTAGAGCAATATTCCTTCCAAAAGCACAGTATGAAATGGTAATTAAACTGAAGAAACCTGACAAATACTATCTCAGATAAGTAATTATGCTCAAAATACACAGTTAATCAATTATGTTGATAATAAGTATCCTTGATATGTAATCAAATTGGAATTTAACATCTATGATTTTCCTCCCCAAAGCACATAATTCCAATCTAATCATTACATAACATCAGATAAATTCCAATGAAAGGGATTCCTATGGAATACCTGAATAGCACTCTTCAATGTTGTCAAGGTCATTAGAAACAAGGAAAGTCTCAAAAATTATAACTAAGAGAAGCTTACAGActtgacaactaaatgcaatgtgtcATCCAGGATGGGATCTTTTGAGGAAATAAAGGAAGTTAGGGAAAAActaagaaattttaataaaatatggaCTTTAGTAAAtcataatgtatcaatattgattCATGGACTATAACACATATTAGTGAAAGATAACAGTGAGAAGGAAAACTGGGTAGGGGGTCTATGGGAACTCTCAGTAACTAGATACTTAAGTTTTTGTAAACCCGAAtcatttggatttaaaaataattcatcttaATAGTCAGATGAATGTAAGTCAGAAAACAACTGAAAACTTGAAAGGCGATGacaattaaaatgataaagatgatGAGTTGGAGGAGCAAGATTACTGaaattagaagacaaaaaagaaattagttcaCGATCCTTGGAATTATCAActttatgaattaatttattgtttttaaagaacacaatgaaaatgttttactCAGAGGTTAACGACTTAAATTTACTTGTGTTTTTAGGAAATTTCCTCactgaaatattaaattaaattaaattaaactaaagATTGACTAAACCAGAAGCAAATCTGCATGTTTTCTGCCTTTTATGTCATCTACTAATAAGTTGATTCTGTATACATAAATACTAATGGTTTAAATAGGAATGAGAGCCTGTCTCCAATGTAAAATCTAGAACTGTATCTTTCGGCAGCATAAATGAACTTGAGAAAGCACAAAACCTGATCCCAAACTACTATTTCtcaaattgaattttattatttgagaaaaagttaAATGAGAAGTCAAGATGAATCTTTAGAGTGGAAAACCTTGGACACTCGATCTCGAATCTGTTTGGTCTTCACCCCATACACTATAGGATTGAGCAAAGGAGGGACAAGCAGGTAAAGGTTGGACAGAAGAATATGAATGTAGGGTGGAATATGGAACCCAAACCTGTGtgtaaagaaggagaagaaaccaAGGAGATAAAACTCAAGGAAGACACAAATATGGGCAATGCAGGTGTTGAAGGCTTTGAGCCTAGCTTCCCTCTGAGGCAGATTGAAGACAGTTATAAATATTAGGATGTAGGAGAGGGTGATGAAGATTATGTCAAATCCAAGTATAGTGAAGGCCACAAAGAGACCATAGATCTTGTTGACTCGAATGTCTTCTGCTGCCAACTTCACAATGGCCATGTGCTCACAGTATGAATGGGAGACCACAGTGGTCCGGAAGTGTTTCAGCCGACATTTGATGAGGATGAGACATGGAGCTACAAGGAGGGCTGCTCTGAGTGTCACTCCCACTCCAATCTGAGTGAGAAGTTTGTGTGTAAAGATGGATGCGTGTCTCAGGGGATCACAGATGGCCACGTAGCGGTCCAGGGCCATGGCCAGCAGAATTCCTGATTCAATGGATTGGAAGGTGTGGATAAGCCACATCTGAAAGAGACAGGCATCAAAGTATATGTCAGGCAGATGAAACCAGAAGATGCCTAGCATTTTTGGTAGGATGCAGGTGCTGAGAGCAATGTCTGTGACTCCTAGCATTGCCAGGAAGAGATACATGGGCTCATGGAGGCTGCGTTCTGATTTGATGATGACCAGGAGCAGGGAATTCCCAAACAGAGCAATGATGTACATGGCACAGAAAGGAATTCCAATCCAGAACTGCACAGACTCCAAGCCGGGGATCCCAATCAGTGTCAGCACCGGGGGCATGAAGATTGTGCCATTGAGCTTGGACATCTTGGCTTAGAGCTGCTTGATTAATGTTGCAAATTTTGTATTGGGTTTCTCTTTATTTGTTCTCATCTAGATTTAttgaaatttctagaaacagaaaTTGAATGTGTTTTTAAAGGGCATTTTGTCAAGCATAGCTGTTGACTGATCGTGTAATTCTAGGAATGCACAGACAGGCTCCCCaaattctctgcctctgtctctgtgtctacctctctccaTGAAGGCACACAAATACACAGGACAATTCAATATGCAAAGCAGACCCACTCACTTCTGAAACTGTAAGTGCATTTGTGGCCATTTGTCAGTTAAAGAATGTTAGTTTGGTTTTATAATAGGTTCAAGAACTTAAGATGTTACATgtatcaattttgtttttatccaaGTGGAATTCACAGGCAGTCATTAGTCTGCAGTCaatgcaaagagagaaaaaaaaaagaatattcaccaTTCTAAGCAGTATTCCATACCAATGGAAAATAGGTAGTTACAAAGTACTGACCTATACCTTAAAGTCAACAATCTATACAGGAATATTCATTgtttaataaaaagttaaaggTCTCTGTCCTtaggaaaggaaaacaacatgATTAAGAGTCACTTGTAGACTTGAGGTACATATGCAATGTACCTctcatcaaaatcccagcaggtgACTTTGCATATATGTACAAACTGTTCTTCATTCACTTAATATGGAAAGGCGAAAGACCCAGAAGAGCAACAGGCACTAgagaagaacaaaatggaaacaaacagaAGTGAGAGCCCataaatagacacacacatatacagaattAACTGACACAAGAACAAAGGCAATTTAATGGAGAAGGAAAATCTTTTCACTAATGGTGCAGGAACGACTgcatatccacatgcaaaaataaatggaTGTAGACATAGACCttacacctttcacaaaaattcACTCCAAGTGGATCACAGTACTTCTAGGTgggaaataaagtataaaaattctaaaagagagGATAGGATAACCTATAGGAGATCATGACCCCAACAGTCAACTTTTTGTTAACTTTCAAAGTATGATCggtgaaaaaagaaattgattaagTTGATCTTCGTTACAGTTGGAAACCATCTGTTCGGTGAAAGACATggttaagagaattaaaagacaaatcaCAGACAGGGACCAAATATTTACAAAGTATGTATTTGATTAAAGGACTTTtatccaaaatgtacaaagaactcttaaaactcaacaataagaaagtgaacaa belongs to Canis lupus baileyi chromosome 23, mCanLup2.hap1, whole genome shotgun sequence and includes:
- the LOC140615278 gene encoding olfactory receptor 52P1-like, yielding MADNATHSYISSFFLVGIPGLQAFHCWIGIPVCLLFALALLGNSVIIITIKIEPSLHLPVYFFLCMLAVNDMALVSSTAPKMLGIFWLDAHKFDFSICLAQMYFIHTFCIIESALLVAMAFDRYVAICIPLRYTTILTTPMVTKMGLAGVIRATFMVLPCPLLIKRLPYYTKYVINHAYCEHMAVVKLASANTLINRAYGISVALSVMVLDLGLIATSYIKILQAVFRLSSQNARSKALGTCAAHVCTLLGFYTPALFSFLTHRIGKKVPSSIHIIFASLYLLVPPTVNPLVYGVKTKQIRDRVVSLFLSNKIISGN
- the LOC140615504 gene encoding olfactory receptor 52A5-like, which translates into the protein MSKLNGTIFMPPVLTLIGIPGLESVQFWIGIPFCAMYIIALFGNSLLLVIIKSERSLHEPMYLFLAMLGVTDIALSTCILPKMLGIFWFHLPDIYFDACLFQMWLIHTFQSIESGILLAMALDRYVAICDPLRHASIFTHKLLTQIGVGVTLRAALLVAPCLILIKCRLKHFRTTVVSHSYCEHMAIVKLAAEDIRVNKIYGLFVAFTILGFDIIFITLSYILIFITVFNLPQREARLKAFNTCIAHICVFLEFYLLGFFSFFTHRFGFHIPPYIHILLSNLYLLVPPLLNPIVYGVKTKQIRDRVSKVFHSKDSS